One genomic region from Bacillus aquiflavi encodes:
- a CDS encoding MBL fold metallo-hydrolase yields the protein MKKELRRLKEHFFYKDPEAETDRPIVAAICGKHQTLIVDAGNSPQHAEGFLKELAKEHVANIHMLVLTHWHWDHSFGAKQLNIPAIAHEETKNALERLIPLKWSNEELDQRVAEGTESSFCAEMIKKEYGDNRNITIIPPNITFKKALEVDLGEITCIIEHVGGDHSHDSSVVFVKEEKVLFLGDCLYPDMYSEKWNYTVDRIEALLDKLENYDADTYVMSHQFPLSKEEFLHYANLLRHLANLTVATKGDKEEMITTLSIQLGRDLQEIELLALTYFVNGVHSTQVPVSK from the coding sequence ATGAAAAAAGAATTAAGGCGTTTGAAAGAGCATTTTTTTTATAAGGATCCAGAAGCGGAAACGGATCGACCAATTGTTGCTGCTATATGTGGAAAGCATCAAACGTTAATTGTAGATGCAGGAAATTCACCTCAACATGCTGAGGGCTTTTTAAAAGAATTAGCAAAAGAGCACGTGGCTAACATCCATATGCTTGTGCTTACACATTGGCATTGGGATCATTCATTTGGGGCAAAGCAACTAAATATTCCCGCAATTGCTCACGAGGAAACAAAGAATGCACTAGAAAGGCTGATTCCGCTCAAGTGGTCTAATGAGGAGTTAGATCAACGCGTAGCAGAAGGCACTGAAAGTTCTTTCTGTGCAGAAATGATCAAAAAGGAATACGGAGACAATCGGAATATCACGATTATCCCTCCAAATATTACTTTTAAAAAAGCATTGGAAGTCGACTTAGGGGAAATCACTTGTATAATCGAACACGTTGGCGGAGACCATTCCCATGATTCTTCTGTCGTTTTTGTAAAGGAAGAAAAAGTACTGTTTTTAGGGGATTGCTTATATCCCGACATGTATAGCGAGAAATGGAATTATACTGTTGATCGGATAGAGGCGCTTCTCGATAAACTAGAAAATTATGACGCCGATACGTATGTAATGTCCCATCAATTCCCGCTATCTAAAGAAGAATTTTTACATTACGCTAATTTATTGAGGCATCTTGCAAACTTAACAGTAGCCACGAAAGGCGACAAGGAAGAAATGATCACCACACTTTCAATACAATTAGGCCGGGATTTACAAGAGATCGAACTCCTCGCGCTCACTTATTTTGTTAACGGAGTTCATTCTACCCAGGTTCCTGTCTCAAAATAA
- the cas3 gene encoding type I-D CRISPR-associated helicase Cas3' produces MYHLRAERAFTYDKPFMNEINPYAHQYVQLELIRKAFAEKKNVVIWNEAMTGAGKTLANYSYLAEQKDVKAIGVYPVNELVKDQFLSLEENLPKDSFEEFVVWTSEELNLIKEQCETRLQQLKRLSGRFSKAILTNPDYLTLIAQERLFAPKLLRGDKHELFHQLAVNYRLQIFDEFHLYSITEMNLIAQWIALLTSFYKEMSYVFVFSSATPNEYFEQLISNAGLEIWKVKDEIDKWESEQKDTKIAERIFLEPLRLQLIGTSLAQWNTSEKLKDYWETFEHNYLVHFPDAKGLIVFDSIYEAEEVARFLKSKGYDVGEVHGLSEREQGKSRAALGKQITVATATIEVGVDFKDDIHKDYIIFEARNPGSFMQRLGRIGRGKRKKPNPLLYAIAFVPEYVEEFINNRADQDLDRSTLKSLVISGYDKTENFSNFIEKTGGMMLLHSEYFYASQFLDESEKLDYQTKMKKLIENMYHIAYEEQRQRYRTWRNDKLIEPLLSFRGQNMLESLEFKELDREETFYPDLWFWEENTDHFPLKKYDYSYIFRNYHFYFVTKEELLERLKKYDQSKLMQYENQMKRYPALGYAVLTKRRDRADRVSFYWDLSFRIRSHIDGEVTRTANMQLASEDPSLNLQLQRLNRQWKAKKKSWIIYVSSEEPYQLQRRYKLPPMFRIYQARYRNRKMSVSFNIDAFKLWSVCERIRSDVI; encoded by the coding sequence ATGTATCACCTACGGGCAGAGCGAGCGTTTACATATGATAAACCTTTTATGAATGAAATAAATCCGTATGCACACCAGTACGTGCAACTTGAATTAATTAGAAAAGCGTTTGCGGAGAAGAAAAATGTTGTCATTTGGAATGAAGCAATGACAGGAGCTGGTAAAACACTTGCAAACTATAGTTACTTAGCTGAACAAAAGGATGTTAAGGCGATTGGGGTTTATCCAGTAAATGAACTTGTAAAGGATCAATTTTTAAGTTTGGAGGAAAATTTGCCGAAAGATTCATTTGAAGAATTTGTTGTTTGGACGAGTGAGGAACTAAATTTAATAAAAGAACAGTGTGAAACAAGATTACAGCAATTGAAAAGACTAAGTGGACGTTTTTCAAAAGCTATTTTAACAAATCCAGATTATTTAACCTTAATTGCCCAAGAACGTTTATTCGCACCTAAATTATTGCGTGGAGATAAACATGAGTTATTTCATCAACTTGCAGTTAATTACCGTCTGCAAATTTTCGATGAGTTTCATTTATATAGCATAACTGAAATGAATTTAATTGCTCAATGGATTGCATTGCTTACGTCTTTTTATAAAGAAATGTCATATGTGTTTGTGTTTTCTTCTGCAACACCGAATGAATATTTTGAGCAATTAATTAGTAATGCTGGGCTGGAAATTTGGAAAGTTAAAGATGAGATTGACAAATGGGAAAGCGAACAGAAAGATACAAAGATAGCTGAAAGAATTTTTCTTGAACCACTTCGGTTACAACTAATTGGAACCTCGCTCGCACAATGGAATACAAGTGAAAAGCTTAAAGATTATTGGGAAACATTTGAACATAATTATTTAGTCCATTTTCCTGATGCAAAAGGGTTAATTGTATTTGATTCTATTTATGAAGCAGAGGAAGTAGCTCGCTTTCTTAAGAGTAAAGGATATGATGTAGGAGAAGTACATGGGTTATCGGAACGTGAACAAGGAAAAAGCAGGGCTGCTCTGGGAAAACAAATTACAGTAGCGACGGCAACGATAGAAGTTGGAGTAGATTTTAAAGATGATATTCATAAAGATTATATTATTTTTGAAGCGCGTAACCCAGGAAGTTTTATGCAAAGACTAGGTAGGATTGGCCGGGGGAAACGTAAAAAACCTAATCCTTTATTATATGCAATTGCTTTTGTTCCAGAATATGTCGAAGAGTTTATAAATAATCGAGCCGATCAAGATTTAGATCGCAGCACATTAAAATCTTTAGTGATTAGCGGGTATGATAAGACAGAAAATTTTAGTAATTTTATTGAAAAAACAGGTGGCATGATGCTTCTTCATTCCGAATATTTTTATGCGAGTCAGTTTCTTGATGAAAGCGAAAAGCTAGATTATCAAACAAAAATGAAGAAACTAATTGAGAATATGTATCATATTGCCTATGAAGAACAACGACAACGGTATCGGACTTGGCGAAATGATAAACTGATCGAACCCCTTCTTTCATTTCGAGGACAAAATATGTTAGAGAGTTTAGAGTTTAAAGAACTAGATCGTGAAGAAACTTTCTATCCCGATTTGTGGTTTTGGGAAGAAAATACTGATCATTTTCCACTTAAAAAATATGATTATTCTTATATTTTTAGAAACTATCATTTTTACTTTGTAACAAAAGAAGAATTGTTGGAACGATTGAAAAAATATGACCAATCGAAATTAATGCAATATGAAAACCAGATGAAGCGTTATCCTGCCCTTGGTTACGCTGTTCTTACAAAACGACGGGACCGAGCTGATCGAGTTTCTTTTTACTGGGATTTAAGTTTTCGAATTCGCTCACACATTGATGGGGAAGTAACACGAACTGCAAATATGCAATTAGCAAGCGAGGATCCTAGTTTAAATTTACAACTTCAACGACTTAATCGGCAATGGAAGGCTAAAAAAAAATCGTGGATTATATATGTATCTTCAGAGGAACCTTATCAATTACAAAGACGATATAAGCTTCCACCAATGTTCAGAATCTATCAAGCAAGATATCGCAACAGGAAAATGTCTGTATCATTTAACATTGATGCTTTTAAGCTATGGAGTGTTTGCGAGCGTATTCGAAGCGACGTTATTTAA
- the cas10d gene encoding type I-D CRISPR-associated protein Cas10d/Csc3 produces the protein MNDKFSFLNQLLFQFRHSELSERVAKEHDYPEAKSHLVDQLMREHIESGIFALKSFISFLDISQVPVEQDHIEYACLAYVLHDIHKVEESKGGSVYAQSLDEFDHWREQLQQKKLKIPSAFLRLAGVSRFSGKYGDFSVLPPGIDWNYIRSLVKMMDRAASIISIREFLEGKGLSSLRQSLMELFPPSLQRKLCLEYHYIEETRGLLTNRLHQTVTQLMKESGYYPWLFFSDGTLYIKINQEAEKTIPNKELWINELVSVFYKELAEQQNINEEVLLDRSTLQLQTYGYLILSSTDRLLKTLNKLFVKPSNSVKKFPEDKFSLSQLKKYNCQTVDELFKKMLGEIPELTSDFREKWFYHARLFKVLLNVIRQLDDKNHKEAYFILADALNCQAANDIYSNIQNISISRRFDDTIWLSYYYLISVKVNDRSARELPLFDLYEFTIIRLKDRLAQLISREKVNSFVEEKLKISDDLKKYINEQLVFSSDKQRSFALLNKKELLKKRTGSQKRICNICNRDIIPKAEPKAKAAIIDDDIQVFSNRLLPKIKNVSALHWCPVCQLEFILRKVFAFEQPGERSYSKRLYLYVFPTYQLTSDRFLELEENIRHDHCYINVRSLGKDQETWQSVFLQPSWDDETVREYLLDHFNDRERLLNEQLEENGRLYSTGDLVKMSELSNYIMVTYDCYSSSELRTKEEVWMKAATLACSLNVLYGFRIYVTARPFFTMSNIDELVYAVHLDSPPLKVQQQFHTKPSALGEGIPVKYIRDAVQTIASLWEMNQHLHPTVRGKFMTDKDISSLLRLVQIHPLPGAHVVKRALSERHKIPELLRKAVIWWSNEKGEKKWMNLAQAIAEASFKLYIPNSKSDGRAHRYENLFRTVIKSIKNGAEFDEICGTVIKRLERLKKDQKQGRIMKFSNEDVKKLVEAIYIDFYQKECKGNLFKLNQRVNQLADGIYFVMHELVQNYWKNKQNEECVMNENK, from the coding sequence ATGAACGACAAATTTTCTTTTTTAAATCAATTGCTCTTTCAGTTTCGCCATAGTGAATTAAGTGAAAGAGTCGCAAAAGAACATGATTATCCAGAAGCAAAAAGCCATCTCGTTGATCAGCTTATGAGGGAACATATTGAGAGTGGTATCTTTGCTTTAAAAAGTTTTATTAGCTTTTTGGATATATCTCAAGTACCAGTTGAACAAGACCACATTGAATATGCTTGTCTGGCTTATGTTCTCCATGATATTCATAAAGTGGAAGAATCAAAAGGAGGAAGTGTCTATGCGCAATCACTAGACGAATTTGACCATTGGCGAGAACAATTACAGCAAAAAAAACTAAAAATTCCTTCTGCATTTTTACGTCTCGCCGGTGTGTCACGTTTTTCAGGGAAGTATGGTGATTTTTCAGTATTACCACCTGGGATTGATTGGAATTACATACGCTCTCTGGTTAAAATGATGGATCGGGCTGCTTCAATAATATCAATTCGGGAGTTTCTAGAAGGTAAAGGATTATCCTCATTACGTCAGTCACTAATGGAGTTGTTTCCTCCTTCATTACAACGAAAGCTCTGTCTTGAATATCATTATATTGAGGAAACAAGAGGATTATTAACAAATCGCTTGCATCAAACAGTAACTCAGTTAATGAAAGAATCCGGGTACTATCCATGGCTCTTTTTTTCAGATGGAACCCTGTATATTAAAATAAATCAAGAAGCTGAAAAAACAATTCCTAACAAAGAATTATGGATTAATGAGTTGGTGTCTGTTTTTTATAAAGAATTAGCTGAACAACAGAATATAAATGAAGAGGTATTGCTTGATCGATCAACATTGCAGCTTCAAACATACGGCTATCTGATTTTGTCATCTACAGATCGATTATTAAAAACGTTAAATAAATTATTTGTAAAGCCATCTAATTCAGTTAAGAAATTTCCTGAAGATAAATTCAGCTTATCGCAATTAAAAAAATACAATTGTCAGACAGTCGATGAACTTTTCAAGAAAATGCTCGGGGAAATTCCCGAATTAACATCAGACTTTCGTGAAAAATGGTTTTATCACGCCAGACTGTTTAAGGTGTTATTAAATGTCATTCGACAACTTGACGATAAAAACCATAAGGAAGCGTACTTCATTTTAGCTGATGCCTTGAATTGTCAGGCAGCAAACGATATTTATTCAAACATTCAAAACATATCAATCAGCCGTCGGTTTGATGATACGATTTGGTTATCCTATTACTATTTAATATCGGTAAAAGTGAATGATAGATCAGCAAGAGAATTACCTCTGTTTGATTTATATGAATTTACAATAATTCGTTTAAAAGATAGATTAGCCCAATTAATTAGCCGTGAAAAAGTGAATAGTTTTGTAGAAGAAAAATTAAAAATTTCAGATGATTTAAAAAAATATATCAACGAACAGCTTGTATTTAGTAGTGATAAACAACGCTCATTTGCATTACTGAACAAAAAGGAGCTATTGAAAAAACGTACAGGAAGTCAAAAGAGGATTTGTAATATTTGCAATAGAGACATTATACCTAAAGCAGAACCTAAGGCGAAAGCTGCAATTATTGATGATGATATCCAAGTGTTTTCGAACAGACTGTTGCCTAAAATTAAAAATGTTAGTGCATTACATTGGTGCCCAGTCTGTCAGCTGGAGTTTATTTTAAGAAAAGTGTTCGCATTTGAACAACCAGGAGAAAGAAGTTATTCAAAAAGGCTTTACTTATATGTATTTCCCACATATCAGTTGACTTCTGATCGCTTTTTAGAATTAGAGGAAAATATACGACATGATCATTGTTATATAAATGTTCGTTCACTTGGTAAAGATCAAGAAACGTGGCAAAGCGTTTTTTTACAACCGAGCTGGGACGATGAAACAGTACGTGAGTATTTATTAGATCACTTTAATGATAGAGAGAGATTATTAAATGAGCAACTAGAAGAAAATGGACGGTTATATTCCACTGGAGATTTAGTGAAAATGAGTGAACTTTCCAATTATATAATGGTGACTTACGACTGTTATAGTTCTAGTGAATTGCGGACGAAAGAAGAAGTTTGGATGAAAGCAGCAACTTTAGCTTGTTCCCTTAATGTACTATACGGTTTTCGCATATATGTAACAGCGCGACCATTTTTCACAATGTCTAACATTGATGAACTTGTTTATGCTGTCCATCTAGATTCTCCACCGTTAAAAGTTCAGCAGCAATTTCATACTAAGCCTTCTGCACTTGGAGAAGGAATACCTGTTAAATACATACGAGATGCGGTTCAAACAATCGCATCCTTATGGGAAATGAACCAACACTTACATCCGACTGTAAGAGGAAAGTTTATGACAGATAAAGACATATCTAGTTTATTACGATTAGTGCAAATCCACCCTTTACCAGGAGCTCATGTGGTAAAACGAGCATTAAGTGAGAGACATAAAATCCCTGAATTATTAAGAAAAGCTGTTATTTGGTGGTCAAATGAGAAAGGAGAGAAAAAGTGGATGAATTTAGCTCAAGCTATTGCTGAAGCGTCTTTTAAGCTTTATATCCCTAATTCCAAATCTGATGGACGAGCCCATCGTTATGAGAATTTATTTCGAACTGTCATTAAAAGTATTAAGAACGGGGCTGAGTTTGATGAAATATGTGGTACAGTCATTAAACGTCTTGAGCGACTAAAAAAAGATCAAAAACAAGGAAGAATAATGAAATTCTCTAACGAAGATGTTAAAAAACTTGTTGAGGCTATTTATATTGACTTCTATCAAAAAGAATGTAAAGGTAATTTATTTAAATTAAATCAACGTGTAAACCAATTAGCTGATGGGATTTATTTTGTAATGCATGAGCTTGTACAAAATTATTGGAAAAACAAACAGAATGAGGAGTGTGTAATGAATGAAAATAAATGA
- the cas7d gene encoding type I-D CRISPR-associated protein Cas7/Csc2, translated as MKINELKFLPKINEYVVSEVPLAPLNRKIGFVVLRELASTAVLTTEGQTLDVEAVRAGKKSSELMSRVVLQKRKQVAPERRTGRAFNRQYGLAEEKCEYMKGMCGKCPDCLLYGFAATSGEGSQRSRILTDSAFSIRNYEQIQRTITLNAIEDTTKGGVSGSAFAEREHVRPQVFFPTIETAVDVTYAELIYILNNILTTTRYGAEANRQGFVHNHLVAIVLSNTEVTSNLSITQSVFDKLVDKYGEDVTELPLERDTLLNLTVQSIKQASEQVFAPVTIIDGEELSEILSELRAFLKDNKGVQEWLKQLKSDHDASLKRRS; from the coding sequence ATGAAAATAAATGAGTTAAAGTTTTTACCTAAAATTAATGAATATGTTGTTAGTGAAGTTCCGCTTGCTCCGTTAAACCGAAAAATAGGCTTTGTTGTTCTTCGGGAATTAGCCTCAACCGCAGTTTTAACGACAGAAGGACAAACCCTTGATGTAGAAGCAGTGAGAGCTGGGAAAAAATCAAGTGAATTAATGTCAAGGGTTGTGCTACAGAAACGAAAACAGGTAGCTCCAGAAAGACGAACAGGACGAGCTTTTAATCGTCAATATGGATTAGCTGAAGAAAAATGTGAATATATGAAGGGGATGTGTGGTAAATGTCCTGACTGTTTATTATATGGTTTTGCAGCTACAAGTGGAGAAGGCTCACAGCGATCCCGTATACTCACAGATTCTGCTTTTTCTATTCGCAACTATGAACAAATCCAACGGACAATTACATTAAATGCGATAGAAGATACAACAAAGGGTGGTGTATCAGGAAGTGCCTTTGCCGAAAGGGAGCATGTTCGTCCCCAAGTATTTTTCCCGACGATTGAGACTGCAGTTGATGTAACATATGCAGAGTTAATATACATTTTGAATAATATATTAACGACGACACGTTACGGAGCAGAGGCGAATCGTCAAGGCTTCGTTCATAATCATTTAGTAGCTATCGTCTTAAGTAATACGGAGGTTACCTCAAATTTGTCAATTACTCAATCCGTTTTTGATAAATTAGTAGATAAATATGGTGAAGACGTCACTGAACTTCCTCTTGAAAGAGATACTCTACTAAATTTAACCGTTCAGTCTATAAAACAAGCTAGTGAGCAAGTATTTGCGCCAGTAACAATTATAGACGGCGAGGAACTATCTGAAATATTGTCCGAGTTACGTGCATTTCTTAAAGACAATAAGGGGGTACAAGAGTGGCTGAAGCAGCTCAAAAGCGATCACGACGCTTCTCTGAAAAGAAGATCATAG
- the cas4 gene encoding CRISPR-associated protein Cas4: MEVQASAITAYAFCPRRCYYEYVDHVFFDNVYTKHGSLLHQHVDKEGIESRDNRLLTRSLYLFSEKYQLSVRCDVVEERDGKVYPVEYKRGKDGDWKNNLLQLCAQAIALEEYTKNTIKKGYLYFYGSNKRREVEFNEQLRQETITVIKKIRDLDKQEKPPKGINDPRRCSFCSLFDYCMPFETEKLKGEIDWERYI; this comes from the coding sequence ATGGAAGTTCAAGCAAGTGCTATCACTGCATATGCATTTTGCCCTAGGCGCTGTTATTATGAGTATGTTGATCATGTCTTTTTTGACAATGTGTATACAAAACATGGTTCATTATTACATCAACATGTTGATAAAGAAGGAATTGAAAGTAGGGATAATCGTCTATTAACTCGTTCTTTATATCTATTCTCTGAAAAATACCAACTTTCAGTTAGATGTGATGTAGTAGAGGAAAGGGATGGTAAAGTATATCCTGTTGAGTACAAACGAGGAAAGGATGGAGATTGGAAAAATAACTTGCTTCAACTTTGTGCTCAAGCAATTGCTTTGGAGGAATATACTAAAAACACAATTAAAAAAGGGTACTTATATTTTTACGGATCAAATAAACGGCGGGAGGTTGAGTTTAATGAACAATTACGACAAGAGACGATAACAGTCATTAAAAAGATTAGGGATTTAGATAAACAAGAAAAGCCTCCAAAGGGGATTAATGATCCGAGACGATGTTCCTTCTGTAGTTTGTTTGACTATTGTATGCCGTTTGAGACAGAAAAGCTGAAAGGTGAGATCGATTGGGAACGTTATATATAA
- the cas5d gene encoding type I-D CRISPR-associated protein Cas5/Csc1 has translation MAEAAQKRSRRFSEKKIIEKKYAYLLNIYTEDYVFFASAEKGKVAETFPLVHNYALTYALGFTTAPYYFKEQLPKYEEQLDLLNEKGIYVYPAWQQKGMRRLIQYNTTDEGYLSVRGQSMGIPNWGFIKAIGPGSLFTTIVLSSSPLEFPTYIRLGKWMSLCKVSVSELSIQSANRKASDMLLNVNDLVSLPNYFISFYNMLPSRLLKGAEWEKAIDGYVVELDHFSYFCPESCYFYH, from the coding sequence GTGGCTGAAGCAGCTCAAAAGCGATCACGACGCTTCTCTGAAAAGAAGATCATAGAAAAGAAATATGCATATTTATTAAATATTTATACAGAAGATTATGTCTTTTTTGCTAGTGCAGAAAAGGGTAAAGTAGCAGAGACATTCCCGCTTGTTCATAATTATGCTTTAACTTATGCACTTGGTTTCACAACTGCTCCTTACTATTTTAAAGAACAATTACCGAAGTATGAAGAACAACTCGATTTGTTAAATGAAAAAGGAATATATGTATATCCTGCTTGGCAACAAAAAGGAATGAGACGTTTAATCCAGTACAACACTACAGATGAGGGATATTTGTCTGTTCGGGGACAAAGTATGGGGATTCCCAATTGGGGGTTTATTAAGGCAATCGGGCCAGGATCTCTATTTACGACGATAGTGCTCAGTTCTAGCCCATTGGAATTTCCAACATATATACGTCTAGGAAAATGGATGTCGTTATGTAAAGTCTCAGTTTCTGAGCTAAGTATTCAATCGGCTAATCGGAAAGCCTCAGACATGCTTTTAAATGTCAATGACTTAGTTTCATTACCAAACTACTTTATTTCATTTTATAATATGCTACCTTCAAGATTACTTAAAGGGGCTGAATGGGAGAAAGCTATCGATGGATATGTAGTAGAACTTGATCACTTCTCTTACTTTTGTCCAGAGAGCTGTTATTTTTATCATTAA
- a CDS encoding helix-turn-helix transcriptional regulator: protein MTNPVSRTINRRDRLFELLTTLLESTSEVSLVKLAKTHQVSIDTIRRDLMMLDNLICKERQYFEIHWGKVYVYFQENIAPIKEDLQMYLILALKQMEYFANDKSGDAVYKKLIRFTEKSMNELDQERFHNYMAHIHISNYAYPINRNSFYEQVTLVLKAISKGNFISVNKGVYTRYLDPFGIYFAKGAFYLLAEEYELISNGNRRIPAKKKELRHFRFDRLSKWKEQEYESPINSSKKSALSKKYLHAMWEAEGPQKEPFTLELAVFDKKVWNRIKERQWTEKQTFIDNEGAEVGRLFFDSITSEQEITKWILGWGSAVQVIKPIWLKEAIQKEIKNMLKRY, encoded by the coding sequence ATGACCAATCCTGTTTCTCGAACGATTAATAGAAGGGATCGGCTATTCGAATTATTAACAACTCTACTAGAGAGTACAAGTGAGGTTAGTCTAGTTAAACTAGCAAAAACACATCAAGTTTCGATAGATACGATTCGCCGAGATTTAATGATGCTTGACAATTTAATTTGTAAGGAACGTCAGTATTTTGAAATTCATTGGGGAAAAGTTTACGTTTATTTTCAAGAAAACATAGCACCGATTAAAGAAGACTTACAAATGTATCTAATATTGGCCCTTAAACAAATGGAGTATTTTGCAAATGATAAATCTGGTGATGCTGTTTATAAGAAATTAATCCGTTTTACTGAAAAAAGTATGAATGAACTTGATCAAGAAAGATTCCATAATTATATGGCACATATACATATTTCTAATTATGCCTATCCAATTAATCGTAACTCTTTTTATGAACAAGTAACATTAGTGTTAAAGGCTATTTCTAAAGGCAATTTTATTTCTGTTAATAAAGGTGTGTATACTCGTTATCTAGATCCTTTTGGGATTTATTTTGCAAAAGGAGCATTTTACTTGCTTGCAGAAGAGTATGAACTGATCTCAAATGGAAATAGGCGTATTCCAGCCAAGAAGAAGGAATTAAGGCATTTTCGTTTTGATCGTTTATCAAAGTGGAAGGAACAGGAGTACGAATCACCAATAAATTCTTCAAAAAAAAGTGCTTTGTCAAAAAAATATCTTCATGCCATGTGGGAAGCGGAAGGACCTCAAAAGGAACCATTTACTCTAGAATTAGCTGTATTTGACAAAAAAGTGTGGAATAGAATAAAGGAAAGACAATGGACAGAAAAGCAAACATTTATAGATAACGAAGGCGCCGAAGTTGGGCGACTTTTTTTTGATAGTATTACGAGTGAACAAGAAATAACAAAATGGATACTAGGTTGGGGAAGTGCAGTACAAGTAATCAAACCAATTTGGTTAAAGGAAGCGATTCAAAAAGAAATAAAAAACATGTTAAAAAGATATTAA
- the cas1 gene encoding CRISPR-associated endonuclease Cas1, translating to MRVNDYKRIYVHDSSTLTTDAIELLIEKEITLVYFKGSRFLCRVVGPENKNVTLRIAQVKAHLDTERTFKIAKNIIMAKVINTRTSLQRYYRNNKYDQVKKVIDLLKVVIKKIESSSTIDEARGLEGLAAKNYFFVFPLLVKNRATIRFNGRSKRPAKDEVNVLLNYGYGILRAEMTSALSAVGLDPYIGFLHRERYGRESLSLDLMEEFRSVFVDNLVLRLVNQPIIRKEDFFHEHGSIRMKTSTIKRFLQEIEKRRLTEVTHQLMKKKMTYREIFHTQALLLAKTIRGELEEYHPFLVK from the coding sequence ATTCGTGTAAATGATTATAAACGTATATATGTTCATGATTCCTCAACTCTTACGACAGATGCTATTGAATTACTAATTGAAAAAGAGATTACACTTGTCTATTTTAAAGGGTCAAGATTTCTTTGTCGAGTAGTAGGTCCAGAAAATAAAAATGTAACATTAAGAATTGCACAGGTAAAAGCACATCTTGACACGGAACGAACATTTAAAATTGCTAAAAATATTATTATGGCTAAAGTGATCAATACACGTACAAGCCTACAAAGATATTATCGTAATAATAAGTATGATCAAGTTAAAAAAGTGATTGATTTGTTAAAAGTTGTTATTAAAAAGATAGAATCTTCATCCACTATAGATGAAGCACGTGGACTTGAAGGTTTAGCGGCGAAAAATTATTTTTTTGTGTTCCCGCTTTTAGTAAAGAATCGTGCTACTATTCGATTTAATGGTCGTTCTAAACGTCCTGCTAAGGATGAGGTGAATGTACTTTTAAATTATGGCTATGGTATTTTACGTGCAGAAATGACAAGTGCATTAAGTGCAGTTGGACTTGACCCTTATATAGGTTTCTTGCATAGAGAAAGATATGGTCGAGAATCTCTTTCATTAGACTTGATGGAAGAATTTCGTTCGGTTTTTGTCGACAATCTTGTATTACGTTTGGTGAATCAACCAATTATTAGGAAAGAGGACTTTTTTCATGAGCATGGATCAATACGTATGAAAACAAGCACTATAAAACGTTTTTTACAAGAAATTGAAAAGCGGAGATTAACGGAAGTTACTCACCAATTAATGAAGAAAAAAATGACCTATAGAGAGATCTTTCATACACAAGCTTTACTTCTTGCTAAAACGATAAGGGGAGAATTAGAAGAGTATCATCCATTTCTAGTAAAATAA
- the cas2 gene encoding CRISPR-associated endonuclease Cas2 produces MKRIVTYDIGNDKRRNKIFKLLKDYGQWVQYSVFELEIDNVKWIELEFALNSIITKEDSLCVYPLCQSCTKRVYYAGTLRYQLEEENNAII; encoded by the coding sequence ATGAAAAGGATTGTTACATATGATATCGGTAATGATAAGCGAAGAAACAAAATATTTAAACTACTAAAAGACTACGGTCAATGGGTTCAATATTCCGTTTTTGAGTTAGAAATTGATAATGTGAAGTGGATAGAGTTAGAGTTTGCATTAAATTCAATAATAACTAAAGAAGATTCTCTTTGTGTATACCCACTTTGTCAATCATGTACAAAGAGGGTATACTATGCTGGAACATTAAGATACCAGTTAGAAGAGGAGAATAATGCAATTATTTAA